CGAAGACCGGACGCTGCAGGCCGGACCCGTGGCCGCCAAGGCGCGCGCGCTCTACTGGGACTGGGCGCACGGACGCTCGGCCTGAGGCAAACCCGGGCTCCCGCGCGAGCGACGTCTCGATTCGCGCGACCGTCTGTCCTATATGGAGCCCGACCCTTTCACCCGTCCCGCAGCCTCCCAAAGGAGAACCACGATGGCTTTCGAACTTCCCGAACTTCCCTACGACTACGAGGCGCTGCAGCCCTTCATGTCGAAGGAGACGCTCGAATACCACCACGACAAGCACCACAAGGCCTATGTCGACAACGGCAACAAGCTGGCCGCCGAAGCGGGCATGGACGGGCTGTCTCTGGAGGAGATCGTCAAGCAGTCCTACGGCAAGAACGCCGGTCTCTTCAACAATGCCGGCCAGCACTACAACCACATCCATTTCTGGAAGTGGATGAAGAAGGGCGGCGGCGGCAAGGCCCTGCCGGGCGCGCTGCAGAAGGCGGTCGATTCGGACCTCGGCGGCTACGACAAGTTCAGGGCCGACTTCATCGCCGCGGGCACGACCCAGTTCGGCTCGGGCTGGGCCTGGCTCTCGGTCAAGAACGGCAAGCTCGAGATCTCCAAGACCCCGAACGGCGAGAACCCGCTGGTGCACGGCGCGAGCCCGATCCTCGGCGTCGACGTGTGGGAGCATTCCTATTACATCGACTACCGCAACGCCCGGCCGAAATATCTCGAGGCCTTCGTCGACAACCTGATCAACTGGGACTACGTGCTGGAGTGCTTCGAGAAGGCCTCCTGATCGGCCCCAGCCACAGACGAACGTCGCAGCGCCCCGACCATGGTCGGGGCGTTTTTCGTTGACGGTGTGTCGGATCTGCCGATCGCCTCATCACGCGAGCGTGAACGCGCGTGACCGCGAAGTTTGCCATTGTCGGTCCCGTCGGTTCTGCCAATTCCAGCAAGGCCGTTACCCAGCAAGGCATCCGGAGGACATGATGAGGAAGTTCGTTCTAGCCGCAGCGGCACTCGGTTTGGCCATGACGGCCTCGATCGCAGGCCCGGTCGAGGACCGCGAGGCACTGATGAAGTCGTTCGGCGCCTCCCTGGGGCAACTGGCCCCGATGGCCAAGGGCGAGAAGCCGTTCGATGCCGCGGCAGTCGCCGCAGCTCTGGAGACGCTGAACGCGAATGCCGCGAAGTTCGACGTCGCGGCGCTGTTCCCGGCCGGCTCGGGCGCGGGAACGGAAGCACTCCCGGCGATCTGGGAGAACATGGCCGACTTCCAGGCGCGCGTCGACAAGATGAAGGCCGACGTCTCGGCGCTCGCGGCGAATCCGCCGGCCGACCAGGCCAAGCTCGGCGCCGCGCTCGGCACCATCGGCGGCAATTGCGCCTCCTGCCACGAGACCTACCGCGCCAAGAAGGGCTGAGGACGGCCCGCGCATGAGACTCGCCGGCAAGCTGGCCATCGCTGCAGCCGTCCTTGCCGGCGCGTCCGCGCTCGCCTTCTGGTGGCTCACCGCGCCCCGGGTTCTTCCGGCGGAAGACGTCGCTGCCTTTCCGCCGGGCGACGCCGCCGAGGGCGAGCGCATCTTCTGGGCAGGCGGCTGCGCCTCCTGCCATGCCTCGCCCGGATCGGAGGGCGAAGCCCGCCTGTCGCTGCCGGGCGGGGTACGGCTGGCAACGGGTTTCGGCACCTTCATCGCGCCCAACATCTCCTCCCACCCGGTCGACGGCATCGGCGCCTGGGACATCGGCGACTTCGCCAACGCCATGCAGCGCGGCGTCTCGCCGGATGGACGGCACTATTATCCGGCCTTCCCCTACACGTCCTATGCGCGGATGACGCCGGACGACGTGGCGAACCTCTTCGCTTTCCTGAAGACCCTCCCTCCGGTGGCGGGCCAGGCCGAGCCGACCCGCCTCGGCTTTCCCTTCAACATCCGCCGCGGCATCGGCCTGTGGAAGCTGGTCAATCTCGACCCGGCGCCGGTCGTCTCGATCGAAGGCGCGTCGGCGGACGTGCTCCTCGGGCAGTATCTCGTCGAGGGACCCGGCCATTGCGGCGAATGCCACACGCCGCGCGACGTCTCCGGCGGGCTGAAGACCGGCGAATGGCTGGCCGGCGCCGTGGCAGCGGAAGGCGAGGGCGTCGTCCCCAACATCACCCCGCAAGGCCTGTCCTGGTCGGCCTCCGAGATCGCCTACTACCTCGAAAGCGGCTTCACGCCCGATTTCGACACCGTCGGCGGCGCGATGGTCGACGTGCAGAAGAACATGGCCATGCTGCCCGCCGAGGACCGCGCCGCGATCGCGGCGTACCTGAAGGCGGTGCCGGGGCATCCGAACGGCTTTCCGGCGCGGTAGGAGAAGGTACGGGCAGTCGTTGGATTGAGGTGGCTCTGCGGAAGCGGGGAAAAAAGAGCTTCCGACAAGGCACTTGCCGACCCTTCTCGATACGGCATTCGCGCCCCGGGCTCCATTGTGGTAGATTTCAACGATGGAGACCGATTACCGATCCATCATCACCCAGGAGCCCGGAAAGCGGGGAGGGCGCGCCTGCATTCGCGGAATGCGCATCGCGGTCGCCGACATTCTCGGTTGGCTCGCCGTCGGGATGTCCGCCGAAGAAATCCTAGCCGATCATCCGGACCTGACGCGTGAAGACATTCGCGCCGCGCTGGCCTATGCAGCGGATCGCGAAAGGCGGATCGTCACTGCGGCGTGACGCGGTCATCCTCGGGCTTGTCCCGAGGATCTGCCCCTCGGTTGTAGACTCCGCAGGGTCTGCTCGTAACGCCGGAATGCCGGATATGCCTAGAGTTCCAGAGTCGACAGATCCTCGGGACAAGCCCGAGGATGACGTGTGGTCGATGTCGCAATTGCCAGTCTGTCAGAACGAGCAAACGCGGACTGCTCATTCGCCGAGCGGCCAATGATCGGCGGCATCGTCGGACGGTCGCGGACCAGGCCGCGATCGCCGCCGGGTCAGATCGCCGGCGGAACCTCCGCCTTCCCCGCCACTTTCAGCGCGAAGGCGTAGGTGTAGGCGATTTCTTCCAGACGCGAGAAGCGGCCCGAGGCGCCGGCGTGGCCGGCCTCCATGTTGATGCGGAAGAGGACCGGGCCTTCGCCGGTCGTCCGTTCGCGCAGCCTGGCCACCCATTTGGCGGGCTCCCAGTAGGTGACGCGCGGGTCGGTCAGGCCCGAGACGGCGAGGATCGGCGGGTAGGGTTTTTCGCCGACGTTGTCGTAGGGCGAATAGGCGGCGATGGTGGCGTAGTCGGCGGCCGAGGCAATCGGATTGCCCCATTCCGGCCATTCCGGCGGGGTGAGCGGCAGGGTTTCGTCGAGCATCGTCGTCAGCACGTCGACGAAGGGAACCTCGGCGACGATCGCGCCGAAGGCCTCCGGCGCCATGTTGGCGATGGCGCCCATGAGCATGCCGCCGGCCGAGCCGCCCTGCGCCACGATGCGATCATGCGCGGTGTAGCCCTCGGCGACGAGGTGGCGCGCCACCGCGATGAAATCGAGGAACGTGTTCGTCTTGCGCTCGCGCTTTCCCTCCTCGTACCAGGAGAAGCCCTTGTCCTTGCCGCCGCGGGTGTGGGCGATGGCGTAGACGAGGCCGCGGTCGGCGAGCGACAGGATGTTGGTGTTGAAGGCGGCGGGAATGGCGATGCCGTAGGAGCCGTAGCCGTAGAGCAGGCAGGGCGCCGAGCCGTCGAGCGGCGTGTCGCGGTGGTAGAGCAGCGAGACCGGCACCAGTTCGCCATCATGCGAGGGTGCCATCAGACGGCGCGTGACGTAGTGCTCCGCGTCGTGGCCGGAGGGGACTTCCTGCGTCTTCAGGAGCGTGCGCTCACGCGTCGCCATGTCGTAGTCGTAGACCTGCGAGGGCGTCGTCATCGAGGAATAGCTGAAGCGGATGACGCTGGTGTCGTATTCGAGCGAGCCGATCAGCCCCAGCGAATAGGCCTCCTCGTCGAAGAAGATCGCATGCTCCTCCCCGCTCGCCCGCTCGCGCACGACGATGCGCGGCAGGCCGTCGCGGCGCTCGAGCCGGACGAGGTGGTCGCGGAAGGCCATGACCGCCAGGATCAGCCGGCCGGGCTCGTGCGGGACGAGGTCGGTCCAGTTCTCCGGACGCGGATCGGCGGCCGGCGCGGTCATCACCTTGAAGTCCTTGGCGCCGTCGAGATTGGTGAGGATGAAGAAGACGTCGCCGCCCTCCTCGAGATCATACTGCACGCCGAGCTCGCGGGCCCGCACGGTTTTCGGCTCGGCCATCGGATCGGCGGCGGGGATGAGCCGGTACTCGGACGTCTCGTGGTCGTTGATGGAGATGAGGATCCAGTCGTTGGTGCGGGTGCCGCCGACACTCATGAAAAAGCCGGGATCGGTCTCCTCGTAGACGAGACGGTCGTCGGCTGCGTCGGTGCCGAGCGCGTGGTGGAGGATCTTCGAGGGCCGGTGGTTGGGGTCGACGCGGGTGTAGAAGAAGCCGTCGTTCGCCGCCGTCCAGACCCCGCCGCCGCCGGTGTCGGGCACGCGATCGGGCAGGTCCGTTCCCGACGCGACGTCGCGCACCTTGAGCGTGTAGAACTCGGAGCCCTTGTCGTCGAAGGCCCAGAGAAGGCGGGCATGATCGCTGGAATGATCGGTGCCGCCGATCCGGAAATAGGCGGTGCCGGCCGCCTCCGCGTCGCCATCGAGCAGCAGCTCCTCGGAACCGCCGTCGCGCGGCGTGCGGAAATAGCGCGGCTGTTCGCCGCCGATCACGTAGGAGGAGCCGTAGGCGAAGGGACCGTCCTTCATCGGCACGGATGAATCGTCCTCCTTGATGCGGCCCTTCATCTCGGAAAAGAGCCGTTTGCGCAGCGGTTCGAGATCGGCGAGCATGGCCTGCTGATAGGCGTTCTCCGCCTCGAGATGCGCCCGGATGTCCGCGTCGAGGACGGAGGGATCGCGGAACACCTCCTGCCAGTTGCCGGCCCGGAGCCAGGCGTAGTCGTCGGTGCGGGTCACGCCGTGATGGGTGTCGTGCACCGGACGCCTGTCGGCGGACGGCGCCGGGATCGCGGGGAAGGAAATCGTCCTGGACATGGGCGCGGCGCCTGCTTGAATGGAGAATGAACGGATCGGTGGGCGGCTGTTCACGTCAGCTATGTCATTCTCCGGGCCGGTTCAAATGCTTTGGGAGAGAAACGCCGATGAAACCGCAGCTTCGCCTCGCATCCGCCTTCGCCGCCCTCGCCATGACGGCCGGCCTCGCCGCCGGCGCGCAGGCCTCCGTCTTCCATGCCTGGGAGGTCGCCAACGTCGCCTGGGGCGACGTGCTGAACGTGCGCAAGTATCCGGCGAGCACCTCGCAGATCCAGTCGGCCTATCCGAACGGGACGGTGCTGCAGATGACCGGGCGCTGCACCGGCGGGCTCGACCTCGACGACGTCGCCGGCCAGCCCGACTGGAAGAAGGCGCAGGCCGTGCGCCATCGCTGGTGCGAGGTCTGGCACGATCCCGCGCAGAACGGCAATTTCGCCACCGGCTGGGTCTACGGCAAGTACATCGTGCCACACTGAAAGCTGCACGGATGGTCTGGCCTGACCGGTGCCAGGTCATCTGCCCACGGTCGCCGGTCGAGGATCGGCGTGGCGGAGGGGCCCGTGCATCGTTTTGAGCAAGGCCATCCGGGGCACAAACGTCGCGACGTCGCTGCATTTGCTTGCGGGGGCAAGACCGAGACGCTATCTGTCCCCCGGCGCGCGCGGCGCGGCCCAAGCAATGGCGGGGACGGGACTTCTGGATGGCGGACGGATCGCAGTCGGTTACATTTCTTGCGCTGATCCTGCCGTTCCTGGCCGCCGCGATTGCCCCCGGGCTGACCCGCGTCCTCAAGCACAATGCGGCCTGGGTGCTGGCGCTCGCGCCGCTGTTCCTGTTCGTTCATTTCTTCGGTTATCTCGGCGACGTCGCCGACGGCAGGATCGTCAGAGGCGGCTATTCCTGGATCCCGAGCCTCGGCGTCGATTTCGCCTGGTTCATCGACGGATTGTCGCTGACCTTCGCGCTCCTGATCTCCGGCATCGGCACGCTGATCGTGCTCTACGCCGGCGGCTACCTGAAGGGGCACGAGCAGCAGGGGCGCTTCTTTTCCTTCATCCTGATGTTCATGGGCGCCATGCAGGGACTGGTCCTGT
The nucleotide sequence above comes from Aquibium microcysteis. Encoded proteins:
- a CDS encoding c-type cytochrome; its protein translation is MRKFVLAAAALGLAMTASIAGPVEDREALMKSFGASLGQLAPMAKGEKPFDAAAVAAALETLNANAAKFDVAALFPAGSGAGTEALPAIWENMADFQARVDKMKADVSALAANPPADQAKLGAALGTIGGNCASCHETYRAKKG
- a CDS encoding cytochrome c, yielding MRLAGKLAIAAAVLAGASALAFWWLTAPRVLPAEDVAAFPPGDAAEGERIFWAGGCASCHASPGSEGEARLSLPGGVRLATGFGTFIAPNISSHPVDGIGAWDIGDFANAMQRGVSPDGRHYYPAFPYTSYARMTPDDVANLFAFLKTLPPVAGQAEPTRLGFPFNIRRGIGLWKLVNLDPAPVVSIEGASADVLLGQYLVEGPGHCGECHTPRDVSGGLKTGEWLAGAVAAEGEGVVPNITPQGLSWSASEIAYYLESGFTPDFDTVGGAMVDVQKNMAMLPAEDRAAIAAYLKAVPGHPNGFPAR
- a CDS encoding DUF433 domain-containing protein is translated as METDYRSIITQEPGKRGGRACIRGMRIAVADILGWLAVGMSAEEILADHPDLTREDIRAALAYAADRERRIVTAA
- a CDS encoding S9 family peptidase, which translates into the protein MSRTISFPAIPAPSADRRPVHDTHHGVTRTDDYAWLRAGNWQEVFRDPSVLDADIRAHLEAENAYQQAMLADLEPLRKRLFSEMKGRIKEDDSSVPMKDGPFAYGSSYVIGGEQPRYFRTPRDGGSEELLLDGDAEAAGTAYFRIGGTDHSSDHARLLWAFDDKGSEFYTLKVRDVASGTDLPDRVPDTGGGGVWTAANDGFFYTRVDPNHRPSKILHHALGTDAADDRLVYEETDPGFFMSVGGTRTNDWILISINDHETSEYRLIPAADPMAEPKTVRARELGVQYDLEEGGDVFFILTNLDGAKDFKVMTAPAADPRPENWTDLVPHEPGRLILAVMAFRDHLVRLERRDGLPRIVVRERASGEEHAIFFDEEAYSLGLIGSLEYDTSVIRFSYSSMTTPSQVYDYDMATRERTLLKTQEVPSGHDAEHYVTRRLMAPSHDGELVPVSLLYHRDTPLDGSAPCLLYGYGSYGIAIPAAFNTNILSLADRGLVYAIAHTRGGKDKGFSWYEEGKRERKTNTFLDFIAVARHLVAEGYTAHDRIVAQGGSAGGMLMGAIANMAPEAFGAIVAEVPFVDVLTTMLDETLPLTPPEWPEWGNPIASAADYATIAAYSPYDNVGEKPYPPILAVSGLTDPRVTYWEPAKWVARLRERTTGEGPVLFRINMEAGHAGASGRFSRLEEIAYTYAFALKVAGKAEVPPAI
- a CDS encoding superoxide dismutase, which encodes MAFELPELPYDYEALQPFMSKETLEYHHDKHHKAYVDNGNKLAAEAGMDGLSLEEIVKQSYGKNAGLFNNAGQHYNHIHFWKWMKKGGGGKALPGALQKAVDSDLGGYDKFRADFIAAGTTQFGSGWAWLSVKNGKLEISKTPNGENPLVHGASPILGVDVWEHSYYIDYRNARPKYLEAFVDNLINWDYVLECFEKAS
- a CDS encoding SH3 domain-containing protein; this encodes MKPQLRLASAFAALAMTAGLAAGAQASVFHAWEVANVAWGDVLNVRKYPASTSQIQSAYPNGTVLQMTGRCTGGLDLDDVAGQPDWKKAQAVRHRWCEVWHDPAQNGNFATGWVYGKYIVPH